Genomic segment of Arachis hypogaea cultivar Tifrunner chromosome 16, arahy.Tifrunner.gnm2.J5K5, whole genome shotgun sequence:
AACTTCATCAGAAGAACCATCTTTATTTTCTAATAACTgcgaattatttaaataattttgtaatattaCCAGGTAATTAGAAACTTCCTCAACCTGGTCCATGGAGCAATCCCTTCCAAATCTTCAAGAGAGGCAATCCCAACCAATTGGTTCAAAATCCAACACTGGATAGCGCAACTTCACCGAAAGGCCTTCCGAGGACAAGTAGCACCCTTCACAATTATAAGGACTCAGTGATCGATCAACATCTAAGGGCTTTAACTTACGATTATAAATCTTGAAATCGACATGCATTTGTTCGACGTAAAAATTCGAATCTGCCTTGACGGTTTCAGGTTTACCCTCACTAGTCCATAGAAGTACACTTTGATGCACTGTAGAAGGTACAGCTCCTACACCATGTATCCAATCTCGCCCCAACAAAGTGTTATAACTCGCTTTCGAAGGAACCAACACAAAGACAGTATTACGCTCAGATGAGCCAACCTTTACAGTCAGAGTCACCAACCCTCTGGCTGGAGTTGAAGCCCACTGAAATCTGTCACAACAATGTTTGTAGGGACTAAATGATCAGGATGCTTCCTTACTTTAATTAGCATCCTTTCTGGCAACAAACTGATTGCAGCACCACCATCAATAAGAACCTTATTTACTTTTATCCCACTCAAAGTAGTCGTTATGTAAAGTGGGCGAAGGTGAGACATCTGCTTCTCAGTAGGCCATAAGAAATAACCTGGCTCATCCTCTATCCGGATGAAGGAAAAAGCTTCCTCATCCTCTGAATCATAATCTGCATCAGGATCTCCTTCATATTCCTCCAAATATTCAGTGGGAATGATCGATATTGTCCCAACCAtgtcatcatcaccctcatcgaAGTATTCCTCATCCACATCAACATCTTTATGTTTATCAACTCCAGAAGACTGGGCTACTGCCTTGCCCTTTTCCATCTTAGCGGGTGATGGAATCTCTTTAGGGTAAGTTTCTCCATCGGAAGGAAAAACTATTCTTGAATGCACAGAAGGCGTTGCCCCCTTGCTTAGTTCCTTGCCTGTCTCAATCGAAAGTTTTTTATTCTGATTGAAACTTCTCTTTCCTCCTCTTCCTCGTGGGTAACATCTAGCATGACCTCGATAATAAGAATATTGATTTCGAGAAGGTGCTCGATGCCCCACTGCGGATTACGCCGATACAAATGATCACGTCTCTGGAATTCCTGACAATTCCTAATCCACTGAACACCTATAGCCTGTGAGCGGCTCAAAGGTGTAGATACATTCTCCTAAGGAGCCTTTGAACTAGAGCCCTCCATACGCCTGATTGGCTGCCTTTGGCGCGCTTGCTCTTCCCTATGAGCCAACTCCTTCTTCatcgtttctttttcaaagattgctGCTGCTGCTTCAGCATGAAAACAGCATTGCACCGCAGACATAGAGATACATCCCGATCTTTGATCTTTTGCTAAACCAAGAAGTCTAGCAAATCATCTCTTGTTCTAGGGTATACAGATCTGACCTGTGACTCAAAATCATCAAGAGCCACATCAAAATCGTAGGACATGCCCACTATGTTCACTccaaagcaaggttcaacataACTGGCATCAACTTCGAAGAGATCTACATCAACCTTCATTTCTTTCTTGCCATCATCGAATTTCAACCGTCCTTCCATTAATGCTTCTTGAATTAAGTCCTTGAAACGGACACAGCTATTAGTCGAATGACTTGTTGCTTGATGAAACTTACAATAAGGCTTTCCTTTTAAATCTTTCACAGAAAGCAAAGTTCTACCCTCAGGTAAAATTAactgtttatctttaagcaacacatcaaaaatctgatcagatttcgaaatatcaaaactatatttctttccactttttagttttgaatcattcgacttttcacTACTTGGCAATTTCTTCAACAAAGAACAAACATAAGGAGGGCCTTTCATAAGCTTGGCCAAATCGATTTCTGTTTCGAAATCGAATTCTTTTTCGGAAGACTCCATTGTTACATAAGCAACTTTTTCTTTTCGAGTAAAAGGTTTACTCTTCGATCTTTGTTCATTCctatatttctctttttcttttttcataagtTCGGTTTGTCGAACCTTTTCAGCCAGATGAGCCAAATCGGGAATGTGCACATTAAGCAATTTTCTGCGCATATAGAATTCCAACCCCATAGTTGCTATTTTCACTATCTCATTCTCAGGTAATGACACATAGCATCTACTTCTAGCGTTTTTGAAATGTATTAAACAATCATCAATAGTCTCACCATCTTCACATTTCAAAGCCACTAAATCAGTAACAGTTATGTTCATTTCACCTCGATAGAACTGAGCGTGAAAGGCAGTTTCTAACTGATTCCATGTTGTAATCGAATTTGGTTTAAGATTCGAGAaccaagtaaatgcattcttcGTCAATGACGAaggaaaaaatttcatttttaaattttcatcatTAGCTAAATTCCCAATCTCAACCAAATAACGAGCAACATGTTCAGTAGTTGATTCTCCAACTTCACCAGTAAATTTTGtagttatttttggatttttcacccCTCTCGGCACTTCTGCCATTTGAACTACTTGGGGAAAAGCAGATACAAAATGCGGTTGGTTCATAAAACCAACATTCAATCCAACCCGATTTAATACTTCTTCTACAATTCTAGTAACCTGATAGCGTTCACCACCACGCAATCTAGCTAAAAAGTCATCAGCATTTTGACCTTGGGGAACCACGTGAGGATTTTCTCGATTCGGAATATGgttttcattttgaaaaatatttttcattcctTCGTTATTTCCCCTGGCATTATGCCTCTCACCTTCATCATAATCAACAATTCGAGCAATCCTCTCGACTTGTCTAGTAAGACGCTTGAATTTTGATTCATGATCAGCCATCATGGGATTCAGAATTGTAGTCATTTGCTGAGTCAATAAATTGACCAAGTCATGATGACTTTCCTCCACTTGTTGTCGATATACTGCCATCGAATTCACAGCATTCGAAGTGGAGCCCACAGTATAATCACAAGAATACTTGGAATGCTGTTGTGGGTTTTGAACTTTATTCACTCCATTTCCATTCCCAAAGCGGACAGGTGGCGCAAAATCACCCACCGGCGGGGTATAACCAGGAGGAAGACCATAAGGAGGTCAACCAACGATTAATGGAGGTTGATATGGTGGCACTGGGCCACGTGGACGAATATTGCGTCCAACATTCCCAGTTTGAATAGTCGTAACGACTATACTTTCAGTCCCAATTGCACCTTCCGAACGTGAAGACACGTCGGCTTGTTGTATGGACACTGGTATGCTATCATTGGTGGatgaaccaccattcacattcGATAATTCATCAACCATGTGAATGATCTTCCCACTTCGTAATCGCATACACTAAAAATTACtggaaaaatatttatttgacaCACTTCGATTTAAAACTGTCCCaccgggcgtgccaatttgttttgtcaatttttagcaaatcgatggtggttcgatatctagtggtttgggagcgaaacctactcttcTGTACGAGTACCAGTTTTCTAGAAGTGTATCAAAGTATCTTCTAttagataaatattattaattgaaaCAAAGAAAGTTTATAAATTGGTAAAGAAAGATGCAAAGTTAAAGTTTTCAAAGATTAAATGTGTAGAAAGCAAAAGACTTGTattgaaatttaaaagaaaacaatGAAGTGCCTTTGACTAAATCGAAGGACTTTGACATAGAAATTTGAAATGCAGAAAGGATAAATTGGGCAATGAAAATAGAGAATACTTAATAAATAAATTCACTTGAAATGTTAAATTTAcagaaaataaatttacagaaaagtaaattgaaagaaagatgaagatggaaggaaccctacagaaaagataactcgattgcagactcaggaattctctgggatgtgagtgtgcttgagtgttttttttttgaGTAAAAATTCCAACCCTTATTCCCTATCACTTTCTAGTATTTATAGGCTAATCTTACATAACTAACACTTAAtttacaattaattataattaaatactaaaatacCAATTTGAACTGTAATCACTCTTAGTAACCGTTCCCGCCACGTGATCGTAGATATTCCCCATGATTTTCTCGTGTGAATGAGACCACTAACTCTTCTGTTTCAATGACTatttcgaacagttcatcaaaaACCTGCTCGATTTTTCGAATCGAATTTTTTATTCGATTAAGCCTATTCGACTGACTCATTCCGAATCAACTCACTCTGGTCGAAAATATTTTCGACCAACAATAAGTAACACCTATCACGAAAAAAAGTcacagaaattttttttttgataaatttgacTAGGAAATATGATGGAAGGATCGCGATAACTCACTTCTAGGATAGACAAAAATTAgtgtaagtatatattttttttattaagatctttttatcctaatttataatACAGGTTGAATATTCACTTTAACCTTATgaagcaaaaaacaaaaatattacgaAACAAAGTGAGAACTTAAAAGAGAATATAATTAATGCTAAAAACTCTCATAATTGTTTTTAATGATGGatgatttaatatatttgacaGACGACAAATACAAAGAACAGAGATGAATAATAACCTCCTTCTAAAATTTCATTATATGAGATATCTacctaaaaagtaaaataaaaatcctatgtaatttaataatttttcgtgtaaatttttttactatacgatagatttaaatttcaatcattttactaatatattttacctaatcaatttaatattatagactaaattttcatatattcacttttatatttttttaaatgatcttttttaaaaattctttattaaaataaaaataattttatatagaaaatattttttattaaaaatataaattataaattttaaaaaataattttcatttttttaatatttttatttttattattaaaattttatcaaacatatttaaaaaattaaaaatatcttttattaattattttaacaacTTAATAATTTCCAAACAAATTATacatcatttttaaaaaattcatttgCCTACATTGCTTTTAACTAGTGAAAAGATATAACGCCAAAAAAAcaccaaaataaatatttaaatgatTATCTAAAATACGAtccttttatattaaaaattttaaatttactcCCATGTTTTATAATTCTTCACcatcaaatttagaaaaaaaacttTACATATAAATTGTATTTCATTCGAAAATACTAATAATTAGCAAAGAAAAAGAGATTTGACGCACATAAAAGTTCAAACTAGGCCATTTTTAGTTTTTACTCTACCAGTAGCAGTAGAGAAGCATTACATAGGTGTGTGGCTCAAAAACTATAGAGGGCTGTAACATTTAATGTgcaaaattatgaaaatatactACTTCTAATAACTCTGTAAATACCAccttaaaacaaaaaagaagaaaacaaagaccCAGTGTAGGcgcttatttttatttaatcttcATGGTCCCAGATTTCAGCGGTACTCCTGAAGGGGCCTGCACTCTTGTTGACGAACAGTTCTTCACCATCCAGAACTCGGCTCTGCATAAATCAATACACTTGAATGTAATGATTTTGATATTTGAGTACGGACATTCATAGCATAGTTACAATAAGATTAGTATGATTGGTGGGTACCTGAGAAGGCATATTGCTGAGAGCGATGAAGTCTTGCTCTGGAATCTCCCAATTGAAAACACTTATGTTCTCTCTCATTCTTTCTGGGTGCGTAGATTTTGGGATTACACTTGTCCCTCTCTGAATGGCCCACTTCACCAACACCTGTCCCGGTGTCTTGTTCAGTTTGTTTGCTATTCTATCCACTAACTGATCGTGAATCAAATCTCTTCCTCCATCTTGCGATCCAAGTGGTGAATAAGCCTATTACACAATAAATAACATCATTTGAAGAGTTTAGTGTTCGTACTAACACAGTTGTTCAATCACATTTGTTCTTTTAGATGATTATTCACATAATTAATGATATTTGTTAATTACAGTGACATGGATGTTGTTGTTCTTGCAAGCCTCTAGCATCTTATCATTTCTCCACCCGGGATGCATCTCCATCTACAACAAAACATCATTCAAAAGTTAATGAGAACAAAAATGTGATAACGCATTATCCAATAATTGATAATTGTGGCTGTTCATAGATTTATTACTTGGCATACTGAAGGCATTGTTTCAGCAATGCTCATTAACTTATCAAGCTTTTGGAGAGTGAAATTGCAGATACCAATGTCTCTAACAAGGTTTTCCTTCACAAGCTTCTCCATTTCTCTCCAAACCCCTTCCATGTCAAATTCCAAAACTTCTCCTTCTTTAGGAGGTGTGCTGGCACCATCTTTCAACCGAAATGGCCAATGAATCTGCATTATTGTTAATATTACATATTTATACTCTTCTTCATCCCTTAAATTTGATCAAATCACTTGCAACAATAGAAGCTTAATTATTACCAAGTAAAGATCAAGGTAGTCAAGTTGGAGTTCTTGAAGGGTGTTGTTAAGGGCAGGTCTAACTCTTTCAGGGGTCAAGTCAGTGcacctacaaaatttataatttcACACACATAAGGTCCTGAGAACTTGAATAAAAGTGATGTTATTTGCATGTAACATTGTAATTAAAAAGGTTTTGGGATTTGTAAAATTTTTGCAATTACTTCAAACAAAGTTTTCTTAATCTGGTAACACCTAATATAATGTAATTAATCAGGACAATTGAGTTCACTTAATGAAACAAAGTGGTggcaattttatatatatataccataacTTGGAGGTGACAAAGAGATCCTTCCTATCCACTCCTGCTATCATAGCAGATTGAAGTCCATGTCCAACCTGTAAATAGATAGATATTGATGACAACCAAGATCCAATATAtgaatgaactgaaaaattcagaATAGTAATTAACATACATCTTCTTGGACTCCATACTGTGCAGCAGTGTCTATATGTCTATAACCAGCCTGCAAACAAAGGTTAGATCATATAAGACTTAGCTTCACATGAATTCGAACTCCAGCTAAGTGTGATGATTTGGTTTTTAGAAAGAATTTCCAAATTGAAGTTTTAGATGTGATTTATTTAGCTTAGAGATTACATGATATTAATTCAAATCGTGTAACACTGATTTGTTCCATAAAAATGTAGTATTGCAATGCAAGATACCAATATTTTTGGGATTCTGTCTAATAAAGAATTTGATTCATTCTCTTTATTGCTTTATCTACTCTGCataagtttaattttttgttcttattctttctttttaCATTAATATCTGTGAACACGAAAACAATACcaaaacttaattcatttcttgaaAAGCTTAATTCATCAGTAAATAATTGTTCTAGGATATGTAAGGACAATGCTATAATACTTACaatcttattttatatatcttaGCACCTAATTTTTAGCATCAGTAATTAATAATTTCAATCAAATCCAAACGATTTAATTATCTTAATGCTATTACGTGTGCTAAGTTCAAATGGATCGGGGAAAAGAGATAGGTAGGTACTTACCTCAGCAATGGCAGTGAAAACAGAATCAGAGGCTTGTGAGCCAGTTTTCCATGTTCCTAATCCAACGGCTGGCATGCTGTGACCACTCAAGAGGGTATAGAACTTTGCATTTGGGTCTTGCGGCTTCACTGCTTTTGCCATCTTGTGTTTATTAATTTGTTTCTGACATGTTTTATTGTTGTTACGATGATTATTAATATCAAACTAGAAAGATCCTTTCTTCTAGGAAGTAGGAACAGGATCGGTGAAAACCACATGGCGCATGTGCATGATGGACACGTATATGACATTTGAGGCTGCGTGTACATTCTAAGGTTCTAGCGCTTCTTCATTATTAACACGTTTCACGCTTTTTCCCTCCAGAAATCTCTTCATGCATCGGGCTTCTGCCCCAAAGTATGAAAGTATCACTTAAATACTATTAATTAATATGGAATTAGTTGTTGACTTGCCACCTATTTTGATATCTTAGTTGCaactattatatttaaattttgaaagccAAAACCACTTTTGCGGGGGCGAATTTATTTCTTCATGAAATTTTTATACCTGGAGTAAAAATTGTTTTTGGGTCCAACAATATTATAGTCAAGCAAATAAGTTCATACGGTGGCGTCAAATTGGATGAGTTAAATTAGTTATAATATTTCACTTAATTAAAGAATAATTTActaacaaattatatattaaataagatGTGGATCACAATGAAAATAAAGACGTGATGTGTCTTGAGTTACCAAAACAACTACCACttaaaaagaaggtgaatcacAAAATTAAATTGGAGTTAGGAGCAAAATCATTTGTCTCGACATCATATAGGATGACATAGTCAGAATTCGAGAagttgaagaagcaactcaagAATCTGCTAGATGTTGGGTTCATCCGTTCATTGAAGGTATTTTATGACGCACCAGTCTTATTCCAAAAAAAATACAATGGTTCATTGAGACTATGTATGGACTATCGAACACTTAACAAGgtaaccatcaagaacaaatactctattttttttatagctGATTTGTTTGATTAACTTAATAGAGCTACGTGATTCTCAAAGCTGCATTTGAGATCAGGATATCACAAAGTGGAGATTGTCGATGGTGATGAGTCTGATGTGTGTCACGAGATATGGATCATATGAGTAGTTGGTGATGTCTTTGGCTTAACCAATGCTCCTCTGACTTTTTGTACCGTGATGAACGAGATCTTTGGTCCTTATCTTGATTGGTTTGTAATGGTATATCTGGATGACATTGTTGTCTATATATAGTAATACcttgaaaaaatatatagaacACTTACaaaccaaaaattcaaaatcttgcgagagaataatatatatgtaaagaaGGAAAAGTGTTCCTTTGCAAGGGACGAAGTCCACTTTTAGGGACACAACATTAAAGATGGAACTCTCTGTATGGATCAAGGAAAGGTGAAGGCTATCTAAGAGTGGTAGCAGCCAAACAAGGTATCTGAATTGGGGTCATTCTTTGAGTTGCCTAATTACTATCTGAAGTTATCAAGGGATACTCTATCAAGGTTGCACAATTAACTGATCTTCTCAAGAAGAATCACTCTTGAAAATGGTCGAAGGATTGTTAAGTTGAAGACTACTATCACAGAAGGACCAGTACTAGCACTGCCCGACTACTCAAAAATATTTGAAGTCCACACTGGAGCTTCTGACTACATAATTGGAGGGGTTCTGATGCAAGAAGGACATCCTATTACCTTTAAGAGTCGCAATATGAATCATACAGAGAGACGATACACtgtccaagagaaggagatgactGCGGTGGTGCATTGTCTGAGCACTTGACATCACTACTTGTTTGGTTCATACTTCATCGTCAAGACAGACAATGTGGctacaagctacttccaaactcagAAGAAGTAAAGTCCCCAAAAAAGTTAGGTGGCAAGATTTCTTGTTGAGTTTGATTTCGAATTTGAATACAAGTCAGGCAAGACTAATGTGGTAGCAGATACGCCGAGTCATAAGGCTAAGTTGGCAACCATTTCCATGGTCAAAAGAGATATTATGCATACCATCAAGGAATGATTGCATCATGATCCATTAGCCAATAAGTTGGTAGAGTTGGGTAGAGAAAGTAAGACCAAGAAATTTTGGCTAGAAGACGACCTTCTCTACACCAAAGGGAGAAGGATATATGACCCTAAgtgaaaaaattgaagaagaaagttGGCGAGAGAATGCCATGATACCAAGTCGGCTGGTCACCAAGGTCAGCGAAGGACCTTGGCACTCATTGAATCTTTctattattggcctcaaatgaaAGATGAAACAGAgagctatgtgaagacttgtcttgtgtgccaacaagataagattgaaaacaagacaTTAAGTGGGTTGTTGGAACCTATGCCTCTGCTATAGCGAGTGTGAAAAAGTGTGCCTTTAGATTTCATCCATGCCTTACTAAAGTCTGAAGGGTTTGGATCTATCCTCATGGTAGTGGATCAATTTTTGAAGTATACTACTTTTATACCTACTCTTACTAATTGTACTGTAGAGAAAGTAGTacgactattcttcaagaatgtggtgaaatactaaaaattacctaagaGTATCATCAATGATCAAGATCCACGCTTCACAGGACAACTATGGACAGAGTTGTTCAAACTTCTTGGATCGGAACTTCACTTCTCGACAAGCTTGAcgaatgaatttttgccggtatagaaattatcaaatgatcaatcgtagtatagtctaaaccgacgcaaaatccttcatcaaacaaatctacaatctatatccgagagtactagtcccccgagtcgttctcccttggaattgccaaagtgtgcatcttattgatttagcaagccttgttggaattctttgaaggttttagcaagtaatgagaaacaaacaatcaattatcaaaagacttggcttagggttggcattggaaattctatccttatagtccatacAATGTTGatacaattaggccttgcttcatttagttatccccaaggtatagaggaaggtcaaatgaaagtaatcaacttgagtcacaagtcctagcttcaccttatgggaatatagctttagtgcactccaagccaactagcaatccctaattccaaatcaactattgatacactattcaacttcttccaaagaccaaaccctatgccaagtgtgagaattctactccatagctagtgttgtcattttatcaaacatgtgatgagcaagaaggaaagtcatagtaaaatgggaagaaaagtcaaattgaaagtattgcaacacaaagatctaacaacaagtctcaaagagtagcaatgaaaatccaaaatagagatgaaatccaaaattacaaagttgaattctagatctatgagaattgatcaattgtatctactacttgaaattggagaagaaaatctatgacatgaacaaagtggagtgagaattgtagtggatctcaccaaaaagtcattgaaaattcagaaattagatgaggatgaaccctagtgaagcttggaatctccctcttcttctcccaaaaagtgtaactaactctctcttctctccaaaaaaaggaaaaatatctagatctagaagaaatgaactaaagtgtccttaacccttgttcctttggtcttcttaagcttttcccgccaaggtgtttctcCAAGAGTGGAATCCTTAACTGCCttcacgcctaagtcacgtgacttcttaaaaatcatattcgcaaatcggcgcgcacgcgcaaggcacgcgcacgcgccgttgagacgtcttgtaatgtgcgcggaggcgtgatgtacgcgtgcgcgcccatgaagatcctggcttagccgcttctcaagccggctcttggctttggctccacgttgccctatccgcgcgggcgcgcaaggtgcgcgcacgcgcccatgtggAAATctccaaagcttaatcctcatgcttccttcctttgtacccgtcttccttcttctttttcggtccattcctactctatatcctgaaaccacttaacacacaagtcacggcatcgaatggcatcaagagaagattagaaatgtatctattttagtgcgaaataagcatgttttcattcatgaggcgaaactaggaaaggaatgcaaaatcttgtattttcatatagaaagtgtgtggaatcattgataaaacccctgaaatcagcacaagataaaccctcaagttggggtttgtcaacctccccacacttagatcctagcatgtcctcatgcttagagaaatgcaaaggaacacagaagaccgagggattgcaaaagtataagactcatgaagtgcaacctacttatatgcaCTGCAACTATGACTAGTGCCACTATCCACTTGGTTGGGAACAAATTAGCCTTCTTAGGACATATGCGAACACATGGGGTACAATGATGGTCAAAGCATAGGATTTGccactttctaagcatcaaatgcaatatgtgcaaccttgcatgaggaatgctcgcgagagccgggaatcaaaggattgagcatcgaaccctcgtcggaagtgtttgcactctaatcactcggtgtttggggtttattctctcgattctcccctaatcatgctttccaagatttgtttttcatctaacaatcaacagttaTTCAGTGCAtacatacaattatcatgaggtcttttcctaggttgtaatggggttagggtcaaggtagggtcgtatatggctagtggacttaggatttgaatctttgattaacttgaacttttcccacctaacctatataatgacctatacaattaa
This window contains:
- the LOC112755192 gene encoding aldose reductase, which produces MAKAVKPQDPNAKFYTLLSGHSMPAVGLGTWKTGSQASDSVFTAIAEAGYRHIDTAAQYGVQEDVGHGLQSAMIAGVDRKDLFVTSKLWCTDLTPERVRPALNNTLQELQLDYLDLYLIHWPFRLKDGASTPPKEGEVLEFDMEGVWREMEKLVKENLVRDIGICNFTLQKLDKLMSIAETMPSVCQMEMHPGWRNDKMLEACKNNNIHVTAYSPLGSQDGGRDLIHDQLVDRIANKLNKTPGQVLVKWAIQRGTSVIPKSTHPERMRENISVFNWEIPEQDFIALSNMPSQSRVLDGEELFVNKSAGPFRSTAEIWDHED